A stretch of the Arvicanthis niloticus isolate mArvNil1 chromosome 30, mArvNil1.pat.X, whole genome shotgun sequence genome encodes the following:
- the LOC143440757 gene encoding vomeronasal type-1 receptor 4-like, translating to MKMTPENLPMGIFLFSQIVVGMLGNSSILFYYVIFICSGKHLMPRDLIIEHLTLSNSLSIISKGIPQTLSDFGFKDFLDDIGCKVIMYIYRITRGMSLYAMCLLSCFQALTISPSNPRGMMLKHRAMKYIGSSCLVSWLVHLLLNIMTPVKVTGSTYSKNMTNMDSYGYCSWYAPRNLATALYMFLLCFCDGLCLCLMACSSVSMVNILYRHKRQVKHIHSAQHFLKVSPEDRATQTILILVCTFIISYAISSIRVIFTTYFKVSVLWRVSVFIFLEICFPIFCPFVLISNIRYNFRLLLPFCGKR from the coding sequence ATGAAAATGACTCCTGAAAACTTGCCAATGGGAATATTTCTCTTCTCCCAGATTGTAGTGGGAATGCTTGGCAATTCTTCAATACTGTTTTATTATGTCATTTTTATATGCAGTGGGAAGCACTTAATGCCTAGAGACCTGATTATAGAGCACTTGACTTTATCCAACTCATTGTCCATCATCTCAAAAGGCATTCCACAGACACTGTCGGATTTTGGATTTAAAGACTTCCTGGATGATATTGGATGCAAAGTGATAATGTATATTTACCGAATAACCAGGGGAATGTCCCTGTATGCAATGTGCCTACTGAGTTGCTTCCAAGCACTCACAATCAGCCCCAGCAATCCCAGGGGGATGATGCTTAAACACAGAGCCATGAAGTACATTGGTTCTTCCTGCTTAGTCAGTTGGCTTGTGCATTTGCTTCTAAACATCATGACTCCAGTAAAAGTGACAGGCTCCACTTACAGCAAAAATATGACAAACATGGATAGTTATGGGTACTGCTCATGGTATGCTCCAAGAAATCTGGCAACTGCACTGTATATGTTCTTATTGTGCTTCTGTGAtggcctgtgtctgtgtctcatgGCCTGCTCAAGTGTCTCTATGGTGAATATCCTCTACAGACATAAGAGACAAGTCAAGCATATCCATAGTGCTCAACACTTTCTGAAAGTCTCTCCTGAGGACAGAGCTACCCAAACTATTCTTATCCTGGTGTGCACATTTATCATCTCTTATGCAATCTCTTCTATACGTGTAATCTTTACAACCTATTTCAAAGTTTCAGTGCTTTGGCGAGTAAGTGTATTTATATTTCTAGAAATATGCTTTCCCATattttgtccttttgttctcATCAGCAATATCAGGTATAACTTTAGACTGCTTTTACCCTTTTGTGGTAAGAGATAG